A region of Bacillus tuaregi DNA encodes the following proteins:
- a CDS encoding glycosyltransferase, whose product MYILIISRGYPTEKYKMNGIFEFDQAKALAKAGHKVIFAAIDLRSFRRSRHWGFESFQKDGVQIEAINIPCGNIPKPILNRMKVLAFKRLYKIIEQKYGKPIIIHAHFVSTGYVATQVFKDSKIPLVLTEHSSGINKKEIAPYLKKMGDYTYPRIDKVIAVSNSLSANIKESFNKESIVIPNIVDTNNFEFKMQKAKDGNFYFISAGSLIERKGMDLLIKSFYNAFKGVEKVKLYIYGEGPERKHLEKMIRDYGLMNRVFLMGLANRKEIAEKMSESDCFVLASRLETFGVVYIEALSMGLPVIATKCGGPEEFITEKNGILVNVDDSDQLSKALYDVYINANYYDRKNISYLSRAKFGPQTISKELTRVYESLLNKG is encoded by the coding sequence ATGTATATTTTAATTATATCTCGTGGATATCCAACAGAGAAATATAAAATGAATGGAATATTTGAGTTTGATCAAGCAAAGGCGTTGGCAAAGGCTGGTCATAAAGTTATTTTTGCTGCAATAGACTTAAGATCCTTTAGGAGATCAAGGCATTGGGGTTTTGAGAGCTTTCAAAAAGATGGGGTTCAAATTGAAGCTATTAATATTCCTTGTGGGAATATCCCTAAGCCTATACTCAACAGGATGAAAGTCTTAGCATTTAAGAGACTTTATAAAATTATTGAACAAAAGTATGGTAAACCTATTATTATACATGCACATTTTGTAAGTACTGGCTACGTTGCTACACAAGTATTTAAGGACTCAAAAATACCTTTGGTGTTGACGGAACATTCCTCAGGTATAAATAAAAAAGAGATTGCCCCTTATCTAAAGAAAATGGGGGACTATACATACCCTCGTATAGATAAGGTTATTGCTGTAAGTAATTCTCTTTCTGCTAACATCAAGGAAAGTTTCAATAAAGAATCAATAGTTATACCAAATATAGTAGATACTAATAATTTTGAATTTAAAATGCAAAAAGCAAAGGATGGGAATTTCTATTTTATATCAGCTGGTAGTCTGATAGAAAGAAAAGGTATGGACCTTCTAATTAAATCTTTTTATAATGCCTTCAAAGGTGTGGAAAAAGTAAAGTTATATATATATGGAGAAGGACCAGAACGTAAACATTTAGAAAAAATGATTCGAGATTACGGATTAATGAACAGAGTATTCTTAATGGGTTTAGCTAATAGAAAAGAGATCGCTGAAAAAATGAGTGAAAGTGACTGCTTTGTTTTGGCATCAAGACTTGAAACATTTGGTGTGGTTTATATAGAAGCTTTATCTATGGGGCTGCCTGTGATTGCTACAAAATGTGGGGGTCCAGAAGAATTTATAACAGAAAAAAATGGAATATTAGTAAATGTGGATGACTCAGATCAACTTTCAAAAGCATTATATGATGTATATATAAATGCTAATTATTATGATAGAAAAAATATATCCTACTTAAGTAGGGCCAAATTCGGGCCTCAGACTATATCAAAGGAACTAACTAGAGTTTATGAATCCCTTTTGAATAAAGGTTAA
- the wecB gene encoding non-hydrolyzing UDP-N-acetylglucosamine 2-epimerase — protein MRKLKVMTIVGTRPEIIKLSEIIKKCDKYFDHILVHTGQNYDYTLNQVFFEELGLREPDHYLEVVGDNLGQTMGNVLSKSYELMVQQNPDAVLVLGDTNSCLSVISAKRLKIPIFHMEAGNRCFDENLPEEINRRIVDHTSDVNLCYTDHARRYLNAEGVPKERTYVVGSPMAEVLSNNVDKINSSKVMETLGLEKGKYILLSAHREENIDNEQNFIELMNAINVMAEKYNMPVIYSTHPRSKRFIEERQFKFHPYVRSMQPFGFSDYNHLQSNAYCVVSDSGTIAEEASYFKFPAVSIRTSTERPEALDKGNMIIGNITTEQVIQSVDMAVEMNVNNEIGADVLYYTDENVSVKVIKIIQSYTGIVNRMVWRKL, from the coding sequence ATGAGAAAGTTAAAAGTTATGACTATAGTCGGTACACGCCCTGAGATAATTAAACTTTCAGAGATAATTAAAAAGTGCGATAAATACTTTGACCACATATTGGTTCATACAGGTCAAAATTATGATTATACACTTAATCAAGTGTTTTTTGAAGAATTGGGATTACGAGAACCAGATCATTACTTAGAAGTTGTAGGAGATAACCTGGGACAGACAATGGGGAATGTTCTTTCTAAATCTTATGAGCTAATGGTTCAGCAAAATCCAGATGCAGTTTTAGTTCTGGGAGACACAAACTCATGCCTGAGTGTCATATCTGCGAAAAGGTTGAAAATACCTATTTTTCATATGGAAGCAGGTAACAGATGTTTTGATGAAAATCTGCCTGAGGAAATTAATAGAAGAATTGTAGATCATACCAGTGATGTTAATCTTTGTTACACAGATCATGCTAGACGATATTTGAACGCTGAAGGTGTACCTAAAGAAAGGACATATGTTGTAGGATCTCCAATGGCTGAAGTTTTAAGCAATAATGTAGATAAAATTAATAGTAGTAAGGTTATGGAAACTCTTGGCTTAGAAAAAGGGAAGTATATATTACTATCCGCACATCGTGAAGAAAATATTGATAACGAGCAAAACTTTATTGAACTTATGAATGCAATTAATGTAATGGCAGAAAAATATAATATGCCAGTTATTTATAGTACCCATCCTAGAAGTAAACGATTTATAGAAGAGCGCCAATTTAAGTTCCATCCTTATGTAAGAAGCATGCAGCCATTTGGGTTTTCAGACTATAACCATCTTCAAAGTAATGCATATTGTGTTGTATCTGATAGTGGTACCATTGCTGAAGAGGCTTCATATTTTAAGTTTCCGGCAGTTTCCATTAGGACAAGCACTGAACGACCTGAAGCTTTAGATAAAGGAAACATGATAATAGGTAATATAACAACTGAGCAAGTTATCCAATCTGTAGATATGGCGGTCGAGATGAATGTTAATAATGAAATTGGAGCCGATGTACTGTATTATACAGATGAAAATGTTAGTGTAAAGGTGATAAAAATAATTCAGAGCTATACTGGAATTGTTAACAGAATGGTTTGGAGGAAGTTATGA
- a CDS encoding O-antigen ligase family protein — protein sequence MLKIVVYLSALTSLLGASIFSINLGVFQLSIFRSLILFLVLAIFIILLQTNASIQLSTKKESNYSIKFMLFWLIYSIFTLIWVKDYDAWIRNIYFLSLGVACIIIFSMFLKKTSDILTTFRFMVMMIIIHNLIGWYEVLTGNYMFLSGELISLYALNNHPVSIFHNTNGFATFILISIFIVYICAVNEKRFLIKIIYIATIISSVYLLLMTSSRANILGLILAFAVFVYFSLKNRRTRAAIISFLAVLFTMGMLMPNLFDNFLQMVNNNLHFGFSSETSSDTVRTNLIKNGYIFLSNTFGFGTGAGNIEYWMANYSEYYTEGIVNMHNWWMEILVGYGVIIFTLYIIFYFKLFKSFYKRYRNSNDKKDITISLGIMCSMAGFIVGSISNSSNISNEWLWVYWAIIIAFQGIEYNRKNSFKNL from the coding sequence ATGTTAAAAATAGTTGTATATCTTAGTGCTTTAACATCTTTGCTAGGAGCTAGTATTTTTTCAATAAATTTAGGTGTATTTCAGTTATCGATATTTCGAAGTCTAATTTTATTTTTGGTGTTGGCTATATTTATAATATTGTTGCAAACTAATGCAAGTATTCAATTGTCTACGAAAAAGGAAAGTAATTATTCAATAAAATTTATGTTATTTTGGTTAATATATTCAATATTCACACTTATTTGGGTAAAAGATTATGATGCATGGATACGTAATATTTACTTCTTAAGTTTAGGTGTTGCGTGTATCATTATTTTCAGCATGTTCTTAAAAAAAACTAGTGATATTTTAACAACTTTTCGTTTCATGGTAATGATGATTATTATTCACAATCTAATTGGTTGGTACGAAGTTCTTACGGGTAATTATATGTTCTTGAGTGGTGAACTTATTTCATTATATGCACTGAATAATCACCCAGTTTCAATTTTCCATAATACAAATGGGTTTGCGACATTTATACTAATTTCGATTTTTATTGTCTATATTTGTGCAGTAAACGAAAAAAGATTCTTAATAAAGATAATTTATATAGCCACTATTATTTCATCAGTATATTTATTACTCATGACCAGTTCTCGTGCAAATATACTTGGATTAATACTAGCCTTCGCAGTCTTTGTGTATTTTTCTCTGAAAAATAGAAGAACAAGGGCAGCAATTATCTCTTTCTTGGCAGTGTTATTTACAATGGGAATGTTAATGCCTAACCTATTTGATAACTTCTTACAAATGGTTAATAACAATCTTCATTTTGGTTTTTCAAGTGAGACTAGCTCTGACACAGTTAGAACTAATTTAATAAAGAATGGATATATATTTTTATCCAACACATTTGGTTTTGGAACTGGAGCTGGTAATATTGAATATTGGATGGCAAACTATAGTGAATATTACACAGAAGGAATAGTAAATATGCATAATTGGTGGATGGAAATATTAGTTGGCTATGGTGTGATTATTTTTACTTTATATATAATATTTTATTTCAAACTGTTTAAAAGCTTTTATAAAAGATATAGGAATTCAAATGATAAAAAGGATATAACTATATCATTGGGAATTATGTGTAGTATGGCTGGTTTCATTGTAGGGAGTATAAGTAATAGTTCAAATATTAGTAACGAATGGCTTTGGGTGTATTGGGCAATAATTATAGCATTTCAAGGGATCGAATATAATAGGAAGAATAGTTTCAAGAATCTATAA
- a CDS encoding SDR family oxidoreductase — protein sequence MNILVLGSTGMAGHIISIYLKEKGHNVTAFSRRRFKYCDNIIGDVTDFSFLKGIIVKGNYDVVINAIGILNKDADINKSAAILLNGYLPHYLSEITRNMKTRVIHMSTDCVFSGKTGGYREDSIKDGETFYDRTKAIGELDNNKDLTFRNSIIGPDMNEEGIGLFNWFMQQEGEIEGFTKAKWTGVTTLTLVKAMEKALEENLTGLYNLVNNQVINKFELLNLFNKYMKNESIRILPSETIVVDKSLINNRKDFSFVVPSYDEMIIELKKWMENHKYLYPHYFK from the coding sequence ATGAATATTCTAGTTCTAGGTTCAACTGGAATGGCAGGTCATATTATATCTATTTATCTAAAAGAAAAGGGTCATAATGTAACCGCCTTTAGCAGAAGGCGGTTTAAATATTGCGATAATATAATTGGTGATGTTACTGACTTTTCTTTTTTAAAAGGTATCATTGTAAAAGGAAACTATGATGTAGTTATTAATGCGATAGGTATCTTAAATAAAGACGCTGATATAAACAAATCTGCTGCAATTTTATTAAACGGATACTTACCCCATTATTTAAGTGAGATTACTAGGAATATGAAAACAAGAGTTATCCATATGAGTACAGATTGTGTCTTTTCAGGAAAAACAGGCGGTTATAGAGAAGACTCAATTAAAGATGGAGAAACATTTTATGATAGAACTAAAGCAATAGGTGAACTTGACAATAATAAAGATTTAACTTTTAGAAATTCAATAATAGGTCCAGATATGAATGAAGAGGGCATTGGCCTTTTTAACTGGTTCATGCAACAAGAAGGTGAAATTGAGGGATTTACAAAAGCAAAATGGACTGGTGTTACAACGTTAACTTTAGTAAAAGCGATGGAAAAAGCATTAGAAGAAAATCTGACAGGGTTGTATAATTTAGTGAATAATCAAGTAATTAACAAGTTTGAATTACTTAACCTTTTTAATAAGTACATGAAAAATGAATCTATACGCATTTTACCAAGTGAAACCATTGTTGTAGATAAATCGCTTATTAATAATAGAAAAGACTTTTCATTTGTGGTACCAAGTTATGATGAAATGATTATTGAGTTGAAAAAGTGGATGGAAAATCATAAATATCTTTATCCACATTATTTTAAATAA
- a CDS encoding nucleotide sugar dehydrogenase — MSLYKKVVNREEQISVVGLGYVGMPIAVAFAKKVNVIGFDLNAHKIGQYKNGIDPTNEVGDEAIAKTTVEFTTDETKLQEAKFHIVAVPTPINADKTPDLRPIEGVSATIGRNLTKGSIVVYESTVYPGVTEDICIPILEKESGLKCGVDFKVGYSPERINPGDKVHRLENIIKIVSGTDNEALEEIAKIYELVIEVGVHRASSIKVAEAAKVVENSQRDINIAFMNELAMVFDRMGIDTQEVVNAMNTKWNALKFNPGLVGGHCIGVDPYYFIYEAEKLGYHSQIILSGRKINDGMGEFVADAIIKKLILANKVVKQAKVVILGITFKENCPDTRNSKVEDIIKRLNEYNIDPIIVDPYADPVDAKHEYGVDLIPLDMINDADCLVFAVAHDMFRDMKVEQLDGLFGEFPNEEKVIVDVKSILDKDMIEKCGYSYWRL; from the coding sequence ATGAGCTTGTACAAAAAAGTAGTTAATAGAGAGGAACAAATTTCAGTAGTTGGGTTAGGTTATGTAGGTATGCCAATAGCTGTTGCTTTTGCTAAGAAGGTGAACGTTATCGGATTTGATTTAAATGCACATAAAATTGGGCAGTATAAAAACGGTATAGATCCTACGAATGAAGTTGGTGATGAAGCTATTGCTAAAACTACAGTAGAATTTACGACTGATGAAACTAAGCTTCAAGAGGCAAAGTTTCACATTGTTGCGGTTCCCACACCAATAAATGCGGACAAGACACCAGATTTGCGCCCTATAGAAGGAGTAAGTGCAACAATCGGAAGAAATCTTACTAAAGGGTCGATTGTGGTATATGAATCCACGGTTTATCCTGGGGTTACTGAGGACATTTGTATTCCTATTCTTGAAAAAGAGTCAGGTTTAAAGTGTGGTGTTGACTTTAAAGTAGGATATTCTCCAGAACGTATTAATCCCGGTGATAAAGTACATCGATTAGAGAATATTATAAAGATTGTTTCTGGCACAGATAATGAAGCATTAGAAGAAATTGCAAAAATTTATGAACTGGTTATTGAAGTTGGGGTTCATCGTGCGAGTTCAATTAAAGTAGCGGAGGCTGCTAAAGTGGTTGAAAATAGCCAACGAGATATTAATATAGCTTTTATGAATGAGCTTGCAATGGTTTTTGATCGTATGGGTATTGATACACAAGAAGTAGTTAACGCTATGAATACGAAGTGGAATGCGCTTAAATTTAATCCTGGACTAGTTGGTGGGCACTGTATTGGTGTTGACCCGTACTATTTTATATATGAAGCAGAGAAACTTGGATACCACTCGCAAATAATTTTATCTGGAAGGAAGATTAATGATGGAATGGGTGAATTTGTTGCTGATGCAATCATTAAGAAGTTAATTCTTGCTAATAAAGTAGTCAAACAGGCAAAGGTTGTAATTTTAGGTATCACGTTTAAGGAAAATTGCCCTGATACACGTAATTCTAAAGTAGAAGATATTATTAAACGCCTCAATGAATATAATATTGATCCGATTATTGTTGATCCATATGCAGACCCTGTGGATGCAAAACATGAGTATGGTGTTGATTTAATTCCTCTAGATATGATAAATGATGCAGATTGTCTAGTATTTGCTGTGGCTCATGATATGTTTAGGGATATGAAGGTGGAGCAGTTAGACGGTCTTTTTGGAGAGTTTCCAAATGAGGAAAAAGTCATTGTTGATGTTAAGAGTATTTTAGATAAAGATATGATTGAAAAATGCGGATATAGTTATTGGCGACTTTAG
- a CDS encoding polysaccharide biosynthesis protein, with amino-acid sequence MFKNKTLLITGGTGSFGNAVLDRFLDTDIDEIRIFSRDEKKQDDLRRLYKSNKIKYYLGDVRDITSIKNAMHGVDFVFHAAALKQVPSCEFFPLEAVKTNVLGTENVLTAAIEYGVEKCICLSTDKAAYPINAMGISKAMMEKVFVAKSKTVDPKKTLICGTRYGNVMASRGSVIPLFVDQIKSGQPLTVTDPNMTRFLMSLEEAVELVVFAFENAIAGDIMVQKAPASTIGDLALAIKELFEVDNDIKIIGTRHGEKLYETLLTKEEHLVAEDLGGFYRVPADKRDLNYDKYFVEGNEKLQQVEDYNSHNTEQLNINAIKDKLLQLEYIQEELRNWRAKR; translated from the coding sequence ATGTTTAAAAATAAAACTTTACTAATTACAGGTGGTACCGGTAGTTTTGGGAATGCGGTGCTGGACCGTTTTTTAGATACAGATATAGATGAGATTCGTATTTTTTCTAGGGATGAGAAAAAACAGGATGATCTGCGGCGGTTATATAAAAGCAATAAAATCAAGTATTACTTAGGGGATGTTCGTGATATCACAAGTATAAAGAATGCTATGCATGGAGTTGATTTTGTATTTCATGCTGCTGCATTAAAGCAAGTACCCTCATGTGAATTTTTCCCACTTGAGGCTGTAAAGACTAATGTACTAGGCACCGAGAATGTATTAACTGCTGCTATTGAATATGGAGTGGAAAAGTGTATTTGCCTTTCAACTGATAAAGCTGCATATCCTATCAATGCAATGGGCATATCTAAAGCTATGATGGAAAAGGTTTTTGTGGCAAAGTCAAAAACAGTTGATCCGAAAAAGACTCTAATCTGTGGTACGCGGTATGGGAATGTAATGGCATCAAGGGGTTCAGTTATACCACTTTTTGTTGATCAAATAAAAAGTGGTCAGCCCTTAACTGTTACAGATCCAAATATGACTAGATTTTTGATGAGTCTTGAGGAAGCAGTGGAACTTGTTGTTTTTGCATTTGAAAATGCAATAGCTGGTGATATTATGGTTCAAAAAGCACCAGCTTCCACTATTGGTGACTTAGCATTGGCAATTAAAGAATTATTTGAGGTAGATAACGACATAAAGATTATTGGTACTCGTCACGGAGAGAAATTGTATGAAACTCTTCTTACTAAAGAAGAACATTTAGTAGCTGAAGATTTAGGTGGTTTTTATAGAGTTCCGGCTGATAAAAGAGACCTTAATTATGATAAATACTTTGTTGAAGGGAACGAGAAGTTGCAACAAGTAGAGGATTATAATTCCCATAATACTGAACAGCTTAATATAAATGCTATAAAGGACAAACTTCTTCAATTAGAATATATCCAGGAAGAATTACGAAACTGGAGGGCTAAAAGATGA
- a CDS encoding glycosyltransferase family 4 protein — protein sequence MIKILSIGHSEKGGGIQTVFRVNNSISDSNVKVIKAFHSDDESIADIDLNRISDYKNPIKKILSYFFIPKNYFGLAKFLKKNKVDIIHIHASANLSLGILFAIKKYKKEAKVVFTSHGYGLACPVYSCYSYGKGSICTDCIKFGKESRVIKNKCDKRGYIFSTFRYIDFIIRKKVTNNYSLYDCIVTPSEYLQQLLIKSRHKFKNIKVVPNPIEMAPNIGDYDSKRNLITFVGRFSKEKNVDMLIDSFAQIIKDDNLSNLKLNILGDGPEKEYYFKKIKENGIESKVFISNKFLDRPELEKLLVESKVLVLPSVSPETFGLVLFEGVRYRLIPVSLNIGAQSENISKLGLGFLYSENTIESLNDAIKKAILNYDKLINRIDQANHIIDKDFSVQSYQDNIISTYYEALENN from the coding sequence GTGATTAAAATTCTAAGTATAGGACATTCAGAAAAAGGTGGGGGAATACAGACAGTTTTTAGAGTCAATAATAGTATAAGTGATTCTAATGTTAAAGTAATTAAGGCTTTTCATTCTGATGACGAAAGTATTGCGGACATAGATCTAAATAGGATAAGTGACTATAAAAATCCAATCAAAAAAATCCTTTCTTACTTTTTTATTCCTAAGAACTATTTTGGATTAGCTAAATTTTTGAAAAAAAATAAAGTTGATATTATTCATATACATGCAAGTGCGAATTTAAGCTTGGGAATTTTGTTTGCAATTAAGAAGTATAAAAAGGAAGCTAAAGTTGTTTTTACATCCCATGGATATGGGTTAGCTTGTCCTGTTTACAGTTGTTATTCATATGGAAAGGGAAGTATTTGTACTGATTGTATTAAATTTGGTAAGGAAAGTAGAGTAATCAAAAATAAATGTGATAAACGAGGATATATATTTTCTACATTTAGATATATCGATTTCATAATTAGAAAAAAAGTAACAAATAATTATTCATTATATGATTGTATAGTAACTCCAAGTGAGTACTTACAACAGCTTTTAATAAAGTCAAGACATAAATTTAAGAATATAAAAGTTGTACCTAATCCAATTGAGATGGCGCCAAACATTGGTGATTACGACTCAAAAAGGAATTTAATCACATTTGTTGGGAGATTTAGCAAAGAAAAAAATGTTGATATGCTTATTGATTCTTTTGCTCAAATTATAAAAGATGATAACCTTTCTAATCTAAAATTAAATATTCTCGGTGATGGTCCGGAGAAAGAATATTATTTTAAAAAAATTAAAGAAAATGGTATTGAGTCAAAAGTCTTTATTTCAAATAAGTTCCTTGATCGTCCAGAATTAGAAAAATTATTAGTAGAATCTAAAGTTTTAGTCTTACCATCAGTATCACCTGAGACATTTGGACTTGTATTATTTGAAGGGGTTAGATATAGACTAATACCTGTTAGTCTAAATATTGGAGCGCAATCAGAAAATATTTCTAAATTAGGATTAGGATTTTTATATAGTGAAAATACAATAGAGAGTTTAAATGATGCAATCAAAAAGGCTATATTAAACTATGATAAATTAATAAATAGAATAGATCAGGCTAACCATATTATTGATAAGGATTTTTCAGTACAATCATATCAAGATAATATTATTTCTACTTATTATGAGGCTCTTGAAAATAATTAA
- a CDS encoding glycosyltransferase family protein translates to MKRILIVMGNHSPVPSSVANCVEPLVKKMIDSGFEVDVVTNRKQVSFPKYERIHNVNIYRVDDYRTMNAVILNEAQQVNSTKVLKLLTRIFSLCLKGLYYAKYCAFAKEKETGGWQIQEVVGKCLELHNQKKYNAVLSISQPFKSHYIAEEFINKIKDPIKWFIYEFDPFSFNKEVTKSQKKRNRLLKDEFRMFNKCDKVFLTPELFNFYKKTPLNKFMEKFQSVPFANMERIEYKEEEAAEINFSSDKINCLFTGRLYKDIRNPKYALDFFSVLNNIHFTLLTNFSKETLRQYVDDIEKFTILPMQSRDTALNSLMKADILVNIGNSVEFQVPGKIFEYMSSGKPIIHFSKFPEDPALYYLRKYPLVFIVNEWERNTIDYSTEFESFCQKYKNSKLSFEEVKTLLYEFDGENVAKEFVNKLGSLMEDRI, encoded by the coding sequence ATGAAAAGGATTCTTATAGTTATGGGTAATCATTCACCGGTACCTTCCTCTGTAGCTAATTGCGTTGAACCCTTAGTAAAAAAAATGATTGATAGTGGTTTCGAAGTTGATGTAGTTACAAATAGAAAGCAAGTATCTTTTCCTAAATATGAAAGAATTCATAATGTTAATATATATAGGGTAGATGATTATAGAACCATGAATGCAGTCATTCTAAATGAGGCGCAACAAGTAAACTCAACTAAAGTTTTAAAACTACTAACTAGAATATTTTCATTATGTTTGAAGGGACTCTACTATGCAAAATATTGTGCATTTGCAAAAGAAAAGGAAACAGGTGGATGGCAGATACAAGAAGTAGTTGGAAAATGTCTTGAATTGCATAATCAAAAAAAATATAATGCTGTTTTGTCTATTTCACAACCATTTAAGAGTCATTATATTGCAGAAGAATTTATTAACAAGATAAAAGATCCAATTAAATGGTTTATATATGAGTTTGATCCATTTAGCTTTAATAAAGAAGTAACGAAGAGTCAAAAAAAGCGGAATAGGCTTTTAAAAGATGAATTTCGGATGTTTAATAAGTGCGATAAAGTATTCTTAACACCAGAGTTATTTAATTTCTATAAAAAAACTCCACTCAATAAATTTATGGAGAAATTCCAGTCAGTTCCTTTTGCAAATATGGAGCGAATAGAGTACAAAGAGGAAGAAGCTGCCGAAATTAATTTCAGTTCAGATAAAATAAATTGTCTTTTTACTGGGAGACTATACAAAGATATTCGTAATCCGAAATATGCATTGGATTTTTTCTCGGTTCTAAATAATATACATTTTACATTACTGACCAATTTCAGCAAAGAAACACTTAGACAATATGTTGACGATATTGAAAAGTTCACAATACTCCCAATGCAATCTAGGGATACTGCATTAAATTCTTTGATGAAGGCGGATATATTAGTTAATATAGGTAATTCAGTTGAGTTTCAAGTCCCAGGAAAAATATTCGAATATATGAGTTCTGGTAAACCAATAATTCACTTCTCGAAGTTTCCAGAGGACCCTGCACTCTATTACTTAAGGAAATATCCGTTAGTGTTTATAGTAAATGAGTGGGAAAGAAATACTATAGATTACTCCACAGAATTCGAAAGTTTTTGCCAAAAATATAAGAATTCTAAATTAAGTTTTGAAGAAGTCAAAACTCTCTTATATGAGTTTGATGGTGAAAATGTTGCGAAGGAATTTGTTAATAAATTAGGGAGTTTGATGGAGGATAGAATTTAA
- a CDS encoding glycosyltransferase family 4 protein — protein MNVLHICNDYRDNNLYSVMFSKLNKLGVNQTVFVPFKNHLDISSTPEYEVFHSVCYKNLDRFFFFRKSNKVYKSLLNNINNINDLELVHAHTLFSNGIIAYKLKKDFNIEYVVSVRNTDIEAFYKRILWLRKTGINILLEAKKIIFVSFALKNNLMSLINDKSIRDKIEENSEVMTNGINDFWLNNINKKSIPTHEKYNILQVGWINANKNQLNSIKAIEILNEKGFECNLTIVGDIEYKKHKKYKQKIDNYIQKCKCKEQVFFLGRQNMQELIKTYRNSDIFLMPSFKETFGLVFVEALSQGLPIIYTKNQGVDGLFNEYPVGEGINPNEPNNIADGIITVINNYKSYSDNTVNQVERFSWNNIASDIVKIYED, from the coding sequence ATGAATGTGCTACACATATGTAATGATTATAGAGATAATAATTTATATTCTGTTATGTTTTCAAAATTGAATAAACTTGGTGTTAATCAAACTGTTTTTGTACCATTTAAAAATCATTTAGATATTAGTAGCACCCCAGAATATGAGGTATTCCACTCAGTTTGTTATAAAAATCTAGATAGATTTTTCTTCTTTAGGAAATCAAATAAAGTATATAAATCTTTATTAAACAACATAAATAACATAAATGATTTAGAATTAGTTCATGCTCACACATTGTTTTCAAATGGTATTATTGCATATAAACTAAAAAAGGATTTTAACATAGAATATGTTGTTTCTGTAAGAAATACAGATATAGAGGCTTTTTATAAAAGAATATTATGGTTGAGAAAAACAGGCATTAATATTTTACTTGAAGCTAAAAAAATTATTTTTGTATCGTTTGCTTTAAAAAACAATTTGATGTCGCTAATTAACGATAAAAGTATAAGAGATAAAATTGAAGAGAATTCAGAAGTTATGACAAATGGAATCAATGACTTTTGGTTAAATAATATCAATAAGAAATCAATTCCTACTCATGAAAAATACAATATACTGCAAGTTGGGTGGATTAATGCTAATAAAAATCAATTAAATTCAATCAAGGCAATAGAAATTTTAAATGAAAAAGGGTTTGAGTGTAATTTAACAATAGTAGGAGATATAGAATATAAGAAACACAAAAAGTATAAACAAAAAATAGATAATTATATTCAGAAATGTAAATGTAAGGAACAGGTATTTTTTCTAGGTCGACAAAATATGCAGGAATTGATAAAAACCTATAGGAATTCTGATATTTTCTTAATGCCTTCATTTAAGGAAACATTCGGATTAGTTTTTGTAGAGGCGCTATCACAGGGGCTCCCAATTATATATACAAAAAATCAAGGTGTTGATGGACTGTTTAACGAATATCCCGTAGGCGAAGGAATTAATCCTAATGAACCAAATAACATTGCTGATGGGATAATAACAGTTATCAATAATTATAAAAGTTATAGTGATAATACTGTTAATCAAGTAGAAAGATTTAGTTGGAATAATATCGCAAGTGATATTGTAAAAATTTATGAGGATTAA